A single genomic interval of Nitrospiria bacterium harbors:
- a CDS encoding type II toxin-antitoxin system prevent-host-death family antitoxin: protein MKTPKESAVRIAEFKAHLSQYLRNVRRGHPLTLLDRETPIARILPYPSAPGKLAIRKPLRSAKDVHLPSPIKKHLNSLKVLLEERQKER, encoded by the coding sequence ATGAAAACACCTAAAGAATCCGCCGTACGCATCGCTGAATTCAAGGCTCATCTCAGTCAATATCTAAGGAACGTTCGTCGAGGTCATCCTTTGACGCTTCTTGACCGGGAAACGCCAATTGCAAGAATTCTTCCTTATCCCTCAGCACCAGGCAAACTGGCGATTCGAAAACCCCTCCGGTCTGCAAAGGATGTCCACCTCCCCTCTCCGATCAAGAAACACCTCAACAGTCTAAAGGTACTCCTTGAAGAGAGGCAAAAAGAGCGGTGA